In Zingiber officinale cultivar Zhangliang chromosome 1A, Zo_v1.1, whole genome shotgun sequence, a genomic segment contains:
- the LOC122038417 gene encoding 4-hydroxy-tetrahydrodipicolinate synthase, chloroplastic-like isoform X1 → MTSLLITNHGLSSADATGTLRSRGRHFVPVFDSCRRITRWRFPMAALITDFHLPMRSLEIKNRTSVDDIKSLRLITAIKTPYLPDGRFDLEAYDSLMHMQIINGAEGVIVGGTTGEGHLMSWDEHIMLIGHTVNCFGASVKVIGNTGSNSTREAIHATEQGFAVGMHAALHINPYYGKTSMNGMVAHFDTVLSMGPTIIYNVPSRTGQDIPPSVLQTISQNLNMAGVKECMGNDRIKYYVDKGIITWSGNDDECHDARWASGATGVISVVSNLVPGLMHDIMFRGKNHSLNSKLTPLIKWSFQEPNPIGLNTALAQLGVIRPIFRLPYVPLPRAKRLEFVKIVEELGRKNFVGHRDVQVLEEDDFILVGRY, encoded by the exons GATTACAAGATGGAGATTTCCAATGGCTGCTCTCATCACTGATTTTCATCTTCCAATGCGTAGTCTAGAAATTAAAAACAG GACATCAGTTGATGATATTAAATCCTTAAGATTAATCACTGCAATCAAGACCCCATATTTACCTGATGGGAGGTTTGATCTTGAAGCTTATGATTCCTTGATGCACATGCAGATTATCAATGGCGCTGAAGGTGTAATTGTTGGAGGTACAACTGGTGAAGGTCACCTCATGAGCTGGGATGAACATATCATGCTCATTGGACACACTGTCAATTGTTTTGGAGCGTCAGTTAAAGTAATAGGGAATACTGGAAGTAACTCAACAAGAGAAGCAATCCATGCAACTGAACAAGGCTTCGCTGTGGGAATGCACGCTGCATTGCATATCAATCCTTACTATGGGAAGACATCTATGAATGGAATGGTTGCACATTTTGATACTGTCCTTTCAATGGGCCCAACAATTATATACAATGTGCCATCAAGGACTGGACAGGATATTCCACCTTCGGTTTTGCAGACTATCTCACAGAATCTTAACATGGCAGGTGTTAAGGAGTGCATGGGAAATGACCGTATCAAATATTATGTAGATAAAGGCATCATTACATGGAgtggaaacgatgatgaatgccatGATGCTAGATGGGCATCTGGAGCAACAGGTGTTATTTCTGTTGTTAGCAATCTTGTTCCAGGTCTCATGCACGACATCATGTTCCGAGGCAAGAATCACTCACTAAACTCAAAGCTGACGCCTCTCATAAAATGGTCATTCCAGGAGCCAAACCCTATAGGCCTTAATACTGCTCTGGCTCAGCTTGGTGTTATTAGGCCAATATTCAGATTGCCATATGTtcctcttcctcgtgccaagaGACTTGAATTTGTAAAAATTGTCGAGGAACTTGGGCGTAAGAACTTCGTGGGACACAGAGATGTGCAAGTTTTGGAGGAAGATGACTTTATTTTGGTAGGTAGGTACTAG
- the LOC122038417 gene encoding 4-hydroxy-tetrahydrodipicolinate synthase, chloroplastic-like isoform X2, with product MAALITDFHLPMRSLEIKNRTSVDDIKSLRLITAIKTPYLPDGRFDLEAYDSLMHMQIINGAEGVIVGGTTGEGHLMSWDEHIMLIGHTVNCFGASVKVIGNTGSNSTREAIHATEQGFAVGMHAALHINPYYGKTSMNGMVAHFDTVLSMGPTIIYNVPSRTGQDIPPSVLQTISQNLNMAGVKECMGNDRIKYYVDKGIITWSGNDDECHDARWASGATGVISVVSNLVPGLMHDIMFRGKNHSLNSKLTPLIKWSFQEPNPIGLNTALAQLGVIRPIFRLPYVPLPRAKRLEFVKIVEELGRKNFVGHRDVQVLEEDDFILVGRY from the exons ATGGCTGCTCTCATCACTGATTTTCATCTTCCAATGCGTAGTCTAGAAATTAAAAACAG GACATCAGTTGATGATATTAAATCCTTAAGATTAATCACTGCAATCAAGACCCCATATTTACCTGATGGGAGGTTTGATCTTGAAGCTTATGATTCCTTGATGCACATGCAGATTATCAATGGCGCTGAAGGTGTAATTGTTGGAGGTACAACTGGTGAAGGTCACCTCATGAGCTGGGATGAACATATCATGCTCATTGGACACACTGTCAATTGTTTTGGAGCGTCAGTTAAAGTAATAGGGAATACTGGAAGTAACTCAACAAGAGAAGCAATCCATGCAACTGAACAAGGCTTCGCTGTGGGAATGCACGCTGCATTGCATATCAATCCTTACTATGGGAAGACATCTATGAATGGAATGGTTGCACATTTTGATACTGTCCTTTCAATGGGCCCAACAATTATATACAATGTGCCATCAAGGACTGGACAGGATATTCCACCTTCGGTTTTGCAGACTATCTCACAGAATCTTAACATGGCAGGTGTTAAGGAGTGCATGGGAAATGACCGTATCAAATATTATGTAGATAAAGGCATCATTACATGGAgtggaaacgatgatgaatgccatGATGCTAGATGGGCATCTGGAGCAACAGGTGTTATTTCTGTTGTTAGCAATCTTGTTCCAGGTCTCATGCACGACATCATGTTCCGAGGCAAGAATCACTCACTAAACTCAAAGCTGACGCCTCTCATAAAATGGTCATTCCAGGAGCCAAACCCTATAGGCCTTAATACTGCTCTGGCTCAGCTTGGTGTTATTAGGCCAATATTCAGATTGCCATATGTtcctcttcctcgtgccaagaGACTTGAATTTGTAAAAATTGTCGAGGAACTTGGGCGTAAGAACTTCGTGGGACACAGAGATGTGCAAGTTTTGGAGGAAGATGACTTTATTTTGGTAGGTAGGTACTAG